From a single Candoia aspera isolate rCanAsp1 chromosome 2, rCanAsp1.hap2, whole genome shotgun sequence genomic region:
- the FBXW9 gene encoding F-box/WD repeat-containing protein 9, protein METIPGSSTEHHGSDNDSDTESKGDPDTQALEYIERVLGTSRQSRQATQCLPPESLSVGGRARTSDLRSPLELKKPSVIDEPTSGLLSLPLELILEICSYLQARFVLHVLPLVCRTLRDIVQDEVTWRIRLLKRIGNCYPVVEGDDFNWPTACIELEEHLQQWAENGRNTEYFSLTEGHFASVDSVLLLQGGELCISGSRDRNVNLWDLRQLGKAPEKVLVKALGTERNGTHKGWVWSLAARDNRVCSGSWDSTVKLWDIAADGKQFGEIRGKAAVLCLSYLPDILVTGTYDKKVTVYDPRAAHALVKSRKLHSSAVLSLAADERFIISGSEDRTLVCFDRRTNSVLQRLQLDSYLLAMSYQGSQLWAGDNHGMLYVFENNGGRFQHIRYFDVGHRSQITGVQHSLGALYTTSTDKTLRIHVPTDPPKVICSQTHSYVLNGVSVEGNMAVAASGGLSLEVWKLSV, encoded by the exons ATGGAAACCATCCCAGGTTCTTCTACTGAACATCATGGCTCTGACAATGACTCTGACACAGAAAGCAAAGGGGATCcagatacccaggccctggagTACATTGAGCGTGTTCTTGGAACTTCACGGCAGTCCAGGCAGGCAACCCAGTGTCTGCCTCCAGAGTCACTCTCAGTAGGTGGTAGAGCCCGAACATCAGACCTCAGATCACCTCTAGAACTAAAAAAACCTTCTGTTATTGATGAACCTACTTCAGGGCTGTTGTCTCTTCCTCTAGAGTTGATCTTAGAAATCTGTTCCTACCTGCAAGCCAGGTTTGTTTTGCATGTCCTTCCTTTAGTCTGCAGGACACTGAGGGACATTGTGCAAGATGAAGTCACTTGGAGAATTCGCTTGTTAAAAAGAATTGGCAACTGCTATCCAGTTGTAGAAG GTGATGATTTTAACTGGCCAACTGCTTGTATTGAACTAGAGGAACACCTCCAACAATGGGCAGAGAATGGCAGGAACACAGAGTACTTTTCCCTTACTGAAGGGCACTTTGCTTCTGTTGATTCTGTACTGCTCCTTCAG GGTGGGGAGCTCTGTATTTCTGGCTCTCGAGACAGAAATGTCAACTTGTGGGATCTAAGGCAGCTGGGCAAAGCACCAGAAAAGGTTCTAGTGAAGGCGCTGGGGACAGAGCGCAATGGAACACACAAG GGTTGGGTATGGTCCCTGGCTGCAAGAGATAACCGCGTATGCTCAGGCTCCTGGGACAGCACAGTGAAGTTATGGGATATAGCGGCTGATGGGAAACAGTTTGGAGAAATCAG GGGGAAAGCAGCTGTGTTGTGCCTTTCTTATCTGCCTGACATTCTCGTCACAGGAACTTATGACAAGAAGGTGACAGTCTATGATCCACGAG CTGCCCATGCCCTAGTGAAGAGCCGCAAGCTTCACTCCAGTGCAGTCCTATCCCTTGCTGCTGACGAACGCTTCATTATCTCTGGCAGTGAGGATCGAACGCTGGTATGTTTTGACAGGCGGACCAATAGTGTGCTTCAAAGGCTACAG CTGGACTCATACCTACTTGCCATGTCGTACCAGGGTTCTCAACTATGGGCTGGAGACAATCATGGAATGCTGTATGTCTTTGAGAACAACGGAGGGCGTTTCCAACACATTCGG TATTTTGATGTGGGTCATCGCTCTCAGATCACCGGAGTCCAACACTCATTGGGTGCACTGTATACAACTTCCACTGACAAGACGCTCCGT ATCCATGTTCCTACAGATCCACCAAAGGTCATCTGCTCACAGACACACAGCTATGTGCTAAATGGG gtCAGTGTTGAAGGAAATATGGCAGTAGCTGCCTCAGGTGGTTTGTCCCTGGAGGTTTGGAAACTCAGTGTTTGA